The following are encoded together in the Candidatus Tectomicrobia bacterium genome:
- the rpmG gene encoding 50S ribosomal protein L33: MREIIQLECTACKKYRYSTTKNKRKTTDRLERKKYCKFCRKHVPFKETK; encoded by the coding sequence ATGCGCGAGATCATCCAGTTGGAATGCACCGCCTGCAAGAAGTACCGCTACTCCACCACCAAGAACAAGCGGAAGACGACCGACCGGCTGGAGCGCAAGAAGTACTGCAAGTTCTGCCGGAAGCACGTGCCGTTCAAGGAGACCAAGTGA
- a CDS encoding class I SAM-dependent methyltransferase, with translation MGFYKNEAARLNVESFTRRADCFTERTKGDPIPALRRAVERIGFGPGRWAADFGVGTGNSALPFLQAGGRVLGIDITPAMARSGRKRLAEESLARNAHFVLALCERAPLPDGAADCAVCRNTFHHLARPEEVLREMARAVRPGGVVLLMDHLYPDDGRERARIEEIDHVREPAMVRILSMKDMRALFARCGLEVESAETMSRRDTFDNWLRGAETAAGSVPFVRAGVERLREEGGSWMAPEGEGAGLTVLRWDALVTGRKG, from the coding sequence ATGGGCTTTTATAAAAATGAGGCCGCCCGCCTGAACGTCGAGAGCTTCACCCGCCGGGCGGACTGCTTCACCGAGCGCACGAAGGGGGACCCCATCCCCGCCCTGCGCCGCGCGGTGGAGCGGATCGGCTTCGGCCCGGGCCGGTGGGCGGCGGACTTCGGGGTGGGCACGGGCAACTCGGCCCTCCCCTTCCTCCAGGCGGGCGGGCGCGTCCTGGGCATCGACATCACCCCGGCCATGGCGCGCTCGGGGCGCAAGCGCCTCGCGGAGGAGAGCCTGGCGAGGAACGCCCACTTCGTCCTCGCCCTCTGTGAGCGGGCCCCGCTGCCGGACGGGGCGGCGGACTGCGCCGTCTGCCGCAACACCTTCCACCACCTGGCCCGGCCCGAGGAGGTGCTGCGCGAGATGGCGCGCGCGGTGCGGCCGGGCGGGGTCGTCCTCCTGATGGACCACCTCTACCCGGACGACGGCCGGGAGCGCGCCCGCATCGAGGAGATCGACCATGTGCGCGAGCCGGCCATGGTGCGCATCCTCTCGATGAAGGACATGCGCGCCCTCTTCGCGCGGTGCGGCCTGGAGGTCGAATCCGCCGAGACGATGAGCCGGCGGGACACCTTCGACAACTGGCTCCGCGGGGCGGAGACGGCGGCCGGGAGCGTCCCCTTCGTCCGGGCCGGGGTGGAGCGGCTCCGGGAGGAGGGCGGGAGCTGGATGGCCCCTGAGGGGGAGGGCGCGGGCCTCACCGTCCTCCGCTGGGACGCCCTGGTGACGGGGAGGAAGGGGTAG
- a CDS encoding ornithine cyclodeaminase family protein, with the protein MLYLNEKEIESLVTMPDVMEAVDKCFRLQGEGLAPNQPRRRIFMPKGTLHAMSGGLVDGGESYLGVKAYTTFPGLGTRFIFILWDANSAELLSFMEANIQGQLRTGAASGVAAKYMAREDASEAGLFGTGWQARTQLEALCCARPLKKVKIYSRSPEKREKFIATMQPRVKARLVAVSSPAEAVRGSQIVCTMTNAKDPVFDGKDLEPGTTVIAAGSNRAANREVDEETFRRAAKGRIATDNIEGSRFESGDLIAAVGANAVQWGQVVEIGLIASGRMPGRASRDEINLFLSQGIAIEDVALGALLYKRAKERGVGTKLPVEGVFKKAT; encoded by the coding sequence GTGCTCTACCTGAACGAGAAAGAGATCGAGAGCCTCGTCACCATGCCGGACGTGATGGAGGCGGTGGACAAGTGCTTCAGGCTCCAGGGGGAGGGCCTGGCCCCGAACCAGCCGAGGCGGCGCATCTTCATGCCGAAGGGCACCCTCCACGCCATGTCGGGGGGCCTCGTGGACGGCGGCGAGTCCTACCTCGGGGTGAAGGCCTACACCACCTTCCCGGGGCTGGGGACTCGCTTCATTTTCATCCTGTGGGACGCGAACTCGGCCGAGCTCCTCTCCTTCATGGAGGCGAACATCCAGGGCCAGCTCCGCACCGGGGCGGCGAGCGGGGTCGCGGCCAAGTACATGGCCCGGGAGGACGCCTCGGAGGCGGGCCTCTTCGGCACGGGCTGGCAGGCCCGCACCCAGCTCGAGGCCCTCTGCTGCGCCCGGCCCCTCAAGAAGGTGAAGATCTACAGCCGCTCGCCCGAGAAGCGCGAAAAGTTCATCGCCACCATGCAGCCCAGGGTCAAGGCCCGGCTCGTTGCCGTAAGTTCCCCCGCCGAGGCGGTGCGGGGCTCCCAGATCGTCTGCACCATGACGAACGCCAAGGACCCCGTCTTCGACGGCAAGGACCTCGAACCCGGCACCACCGTCATCGCGGCGGGATCGAACCGGGCCGCCAACCGCGAGGTGGACGAGGAGACCTTCCGCCGGGCGGCCAAGGGGCGCATCGCCACGGACAACATCGAGGGCTCCCGCTTCGAGAGCGGGGACCTGATCGCGGCGGTGGGGGCGAACGCCGTCCAGTGGGGCCAGGTGGTCGAGATCGGCCTCATCGCCTCGGGGCGGATGCCCGGCCGGGCCTCCCGGGACGAGATCAACCTCTTCCTGAGCCAGGGGATCGCCATCGAGGACGTGGCGCTGGGCGCGCTCCTCTACAAGCGCGCCAAGGAGCGGGGCGTGGGGACGAAGCTCCCGGTCGAGGGCGTCTTCAAGAAGGCGACGTGA